A window of Benincasa hispida cultivar B227 chromosome 9, ASM972705v1, whole genome shotgun sequence genomic DNA:
agtgaACTGTTCATGTGTGGTCATAGCGCTTGGCCCAAGAAGCTTGGATGGTCCAATTCAATTTGCTAGCCTGGTCAAATTGGCCCTTATTCAATTAAAGACTCCTGGAAAAGGTAGAGCTGTGAATCTTCTAAAAAAATTCCACATTATTTTCCTTTTGTACAATGTACTGGTATCACAGATTAGATTGTTGTAGAATTTAGCGAGCTGTTTTTTATATATCATGGTAGATTTGAAATAGATTGTAAATAGCCGTATTTGTACCTTGAGAAGCATCGAGTGGAGTGTGTACAAAACTGTGGGTAGGTTGTTTGTACATTTATGTTAAAGTTGAAGCTTTGTTAATGTAATAATTCTACAACAATGAGGAGAAGAGGATTGACATCGGGACGTGTCAGAGTGAAGTGGGCAGAGTTGTCCATTACCTAGAATCCATATCTTTTCCAAGATGTGGGCGCTATTTTCTggagaaaaaagagagattttttttttggggtgccaaaaaaaaaaaaaagaaaagaaaagaaaaagaaaaagaaagaaagaaagaaatagaaaacaaaaatcaataattGCAGCTGTTTCATTTAATGGATCATATTCCTAGTCGGTAGCTGTCCCAAGAGTGGTGGGGTTGCTTTTATTTCTCGTCCGTTTCTGGTTTGAATTGAAATGAAGCTTCGTTTTCGACTTCCTTCCAACATGTTTGTCTCTTTCGAAATCACTTTGCCTTTGCCTTCCCAATATTTTTCTTCCAATAATCAAATTTTGTTTGGTCATTTAAGCGGCTAGGCTGGCATCCCTTCCAATGCCCCCTAACTAAAGTTGCTCTTTTGAGTTGTGACccttattattatcattatcattattgcttaatcatcttcttctctttctttattcttttcctctttttttgtGGGAAATATGGTGCCACCTCCCTTGTCTTTTAACCACTtccctctttcttttctttttcttttttaataatatatccTCATTCAAGGTgtttgaaatttaagtttatcAAATTCGAGAATAGTTATGTTGATGGAGTACTACTTTTGCTTCTTTTATAGCCAGAGTAAATATGAGAGATTGTTGAATTTAATGTGACTTGCTTTTGTcgttaaaaaaacattttctaaTATCGACATGAGTTAACTCAGTGATTAAAGCGTTTATCCCTTTTTTTGAAATCGAAGATTAAAACCTCTACCTTCGCATttgtattaaataataataataataatgataatgataattaCTCCcatggttttattttttttgttccgattaatttctttttgtacAAAAGTTAGTTAGATTCAATGAGTGGATTTTTCTGTTTATAGTAGCTAGGATCTAAGATATATATGCTACAAactctattttctatttttttggtCCATTTTTGGTGTTTCTtgtttcccattgcattgacaagAACGTGAAAAAGAGAAGACACACAGCCTAAAACACTGGGTGAAAATTAAATTGAGAATAAGAATAATAACAAAAGGAACAATATCCCtctgatatatatataataacatgtcGTTATCATTTACTTGACGGCCCAAAAAAAAGGGTTGGAAGCTGCGGCGGAATCACTAATAGCCTCATTCTTCCGGTGCTGATTTTTCGGAGCGATAAAAACCAAGATGTTTCCTCAATGCAGATTTTCTCTGTgtttaaaagtttcaatttttatcCCCAAACTACTAAActggaaaagaagaagaagaggaatttACCTTAAAGTGGGTTGCGGAGAATCCCTGAGAAAAATCTACTGGATTCTCCTCCAAAGCTTTGTTGCTTATTGCTACATTGATTTTCTGCACAATAAACAATCAACAAACATAAGAATGACagatatttttcttgaatttacAGAGAAGAATCTAATGGAACTGTTCCTTACGCTTGGTTTGCTGTAGCCGTATACAGGGGAGCTAGCAGTGTCGTCAAGGTAAGAATGTTGCTGATTTCTCCCATTTTGTTTGCCTTTCTTCCCCTTCTTTATCTCCTCCTTATTACAATTTATTGCTGATTCTGAAGCTGAAAAGGCATAGGAAGAATACCCATTAGTGTAAAACAATTCTTCATTGTCCTCAATGTAATGTGGTGGACCTGAGGAAGCATCAGACACCATTGatagatcttcttcttcatcctcctgCTCCGTTCTTGCTTTTGCTTCTTTTGCCTTATAATTTTCACCAACCCCGCCATCGCCGCCGCTGCCGCAGAAATGATGGTCTGAAGTATAGGATTGATCTAAGTACATAGTCCAACCTGATTCGCTTCCACTGCAATAATGTGTAGAAGACCAATCATTCATGGTGGCAATTCAGTGGTTAAGCTTTGAGGGAATTTTTGGCTTCAGGTAGTAGAAGAGATTGTGAAGATTGGAATATTTATATAACAAAGATTTTCTctattcttctctttctctgAGTTGTGGGATTTCTATTGAAGGGGAAAAAGGGATCAAAACAATGACACTAAAATCCTGGACTTAGTTTATCCCTCGTTTTATCTTTTGGCCTTTCCTTTCTTTACCTGTTTGTGGACACATCAGAGATGCCAGTTGGCAGGAACAATGGGCAAATCAACAACAATGATGATATCAAAAGCGACAAACGTTTGGATGTGCAACGACAGTAGGCCCCCCTGCAAATGTACAATGGTGGTGCTGTCATTTCTATTAAAATTGAAGCCTATTTTGgaacaaatccaccttcatttTTACCTTTTTATTAAACTTAAGAACTTTTGATTAAGTTTGtgttttactttttctttgaCTAATCTTCATCAGTTCCTTTATATCTCCTTTTTTGATCCATCATTGCTGCCTTTTCTCTCAATCAGGAAAGGAAGATAAAAACAATCGCCTTTTTCACATTATCCTCTTCTGGGTgtcctttatttttctctttctctttcttgttTCTATCAGTTGTTTGGTATTGAATGTTAAAGTAGAATTAGACTTCTATTTATTGTTAATCAACCGTCAAGCATATAATTGTTTACAAGTTCCTGTTTTGTCTTTTCCTATCCCATtggcttctttcttcttcttcactggGTTATGGAGTTATCTTTTTTGAAGGAATTTACTGCATTTGCTGTTTGTTTATACTTAGCTTCTCTTTTAAGCCTTCAatctcacacacacacacacacacacacacacatatatatctTCTAAAAGCCAAAAGGTTGGGTCTTTATTGAAAAATCACTCAAAAAGTTAAGATTCTGCAGTCCCCACAGTGGAAGCCCCTCATGGCCAAATTATTGACTCCTTTTTTGTTGTTGAACTCTCTAGCactggagattggttttggtcaGCGTTTTCTATTAGACCATCTTTATGCTGACTGCTGTAATCCCATCTCTTTCTCATAATTCATCTTCTCTTTGTTTCTCTGTTATGTGAATGTCACAGTTTAGTTTCCATTACAAGCAAAATAACCTGTTTAAAAGTGACTCCACCAAGTTCTTGCTATTGAAATTTTAAGGGTTGAGAGAAGTATGGGCTTTGGTTGCAAAGAAGATGGTCCCTAAAGCAATGGGAGAAAAGCAAAGGTCAAACATTGGCCAGTTGCGCCTCTAGAATCACCATCTCTTCTCATAATTCCACCTTTTCAAAGATTCTTCTTTCCTTCACTTACTTCCATACCTTTCTTTCCCTTTCAAGGCAAAGACAAACAACCCGACATCCGTATGTGTTAGCTAAGTTAAAGTCAAACATCCCTTTTTTTGCTTTTGCATTAAACACTTGATGTTAAAAAGTCCTTGCTGCTAATAATGGAATCCATTAATGCTTTGTTAGATTAGTAGAATTAAATCTCCATTCATCTGTCATTTTCTTAATCACCGCTCCAAATCAAAAAGTTGGTTTTGAATTTTGGAACATTTCTTTCTGTTAATAtattggattgatttaataGTTCCGGATAATCCGAGCTTTGCAAATGAAGTTTCTAGGGAGTAGAATAACTCAGTTGATAATGAACCAAATCTTCCATTgatttccaaatttcttttcttatttggaatgaaaaaatgtttaatttccTCAACAGTGCAATACAAGGCCTTAAAGTGATGGGAATAGCTTATTCAAACAGAATGGCAATGCATAGAATTCATCATTTCTTACATCTGAACTGTATAAGCAAAACTTCTCCCACCAATGTAAGCCACTGTCTTTCCGAGTTGCGTCGTTTTCTCGACTAAGTGTGCAATCCAAAATTAGAGCAACCAAAGACGCTATTGTTGCATGAGACATGAAGATCACAACAATCACATCGTTAAACTGCAACGCAGAATAAGAACAACAACCATTCAATAAACAAACAGAACAGTGATAAAACATTCGCTCAAATAGTTGATTCTTTATTTTTGTGACTTCCTGCTTGCTTACCCATCCATGGCCAGAGTAGATGTGGTCTGATGAATTCAAATCTTGGCGATAATCTTCTCTGAAGTATTGTGGTATTGACAGACCCAAAAAGAAGGAGGTGCCCAAGATGAATTTTGTTCTGAAACTGTTCAAGTTACAGAATTGGAGAAAACCAAGCCCAGAAGAGGCTGTGGGAAAATTACATTGATGTCAGTGAGTCTTGTCAATTTCAGAATCAGATTTCACAAATCATTGATATGTAATACAAGGATGGAAAAAATGGAGGCAAGTTAGAGAGAT
This region includes:
- the LOC120085305 gene encoding protein SOB FIVE-LIKE 6-like — translated: MNDWSSTHYCSGSESGWTMYLDQSYTSDHHFCGSGGDGGVGENYKAKEAKARTEQEDEEEDLSMVSDASSGPPHYIEDNEELFYTNGYSSYAFSASESAINCNKEEIKKGKKGKQNGRNQQHSYLDDTASSPVYGYSKPSKINVAISNKALEENPVDFSQGFSATHFKRKSALRKHLGFYRSEKSAPEE